One genomic region from Cucumis melo cultivar AY chromosome 9, USDA_Cmelo_AY_1.0, whole genome shotgun sequence encodes:
- the LOC127150988 gene encoding ATP synthase protein MI25-like, translated as MRWSSTNMQARKMLFAAILSICALSSKKISIYNEEMIVASSFIGFLILSRKNLGKTFKATFDGRIQAIQEESQQFPNPNEVVPEESNEQQRLLRISLRICGTVVESLPMARYAPKCEKTVQALLCRNLNVKSATLPNATSSRRIRLQDDLVTGFHFSVSERFVPGCTLKASIVELIREGLVVLRMVRVGGSLKKKSDK; from the coding sequence ATGAGATGGAGTTCCACGAATATGCAGGCTAGAAAGATGCTATTTGCTGCTATTCTATCTATTTGTGCATTAAGTTCGAAGAAGATCTCAATCTATAATGAAGAAATGATAGTAGCGAGTTCTTTTATAGGCTTTCTTATATTAAGTCGGAAGAATTTAGGTAAGACTTTCAAAGCGACTTTCGACGGGAGAATCCAGGCTATTCAGGAAGAATCGCAGCAATTTCCCAATCCTAACGAAGTAGTTCCGGAGGAATCCAATGAACAACAACGATTACTTAGGATCAGTTTGCGAATTTGTGGCACCGTAGTCGAATCATTACCAATGGCGCGCTATGCGCCTAAGTGCGAAAAGACAGTGCAAGCTTTGTTATGCCGAAACCTAAATGTGAAGTCAGCAACACTTCCAAATGCCACTTCTTCCCGTCGCATCCGTCTTCAGGACGATCTAGTCACAGGTTTTCACTTCTCAGTGAGTGAAAGATTTGTCCCCGGGTGTACGTTGAAAGCTTCTATAGTCGAACTCATTCGAGAGGGCTTGGTGGTCTTAAGAATGGTTCGGGTGGGGGGTTCTCTTAAGAAGAAATCAGACAAATAG